CACCTTTTGACCCCCTGCTGATGCATTGAAAATTCTTGAATACATGTTTTTTGTTTTCATCATTTCACAATTTGAGCCATCTATGTGAAGCAAAGACATCAAGAAAGACAGTAATACCTAATTTTAGCTTGTATTATCTTGAGTGGAACAGTGCTTGGGTCAATCTTATTTCCGAGTCTGAGCAATGGAATAATTCAGTTGCCTGTATTGGTGAGACAACTGCCAAGGCTGCTAGGAGACTAGGCTTGAGAAATGTTTACTATCCAGTGCAACCAGGTCTTGAAGGGTAATGTTCACATTGTAACCTATTCTCCTGAAATATATTTGGCGGCGTGCAGTTTTCATGATCTCATTTGGTCTGAGTGACAAACTATAATTCTGAATTGCTCAAATCTCAGTTTCTTTACTTTATATATTTGTAGACTACTGGTTTTTATTATAGACCAATATCAGCTGTACTTTCAGTATCATTTGATCTATATGACTGATGGTGAATTCAAGCATGCTGTTATAATTCTCATGGTCTTGATTCTCTCATATCAGATGTTGTCCCTGATGATTGTTTTGGACTCGTAATATGCTACTCTGAGATGCTACCTTGAGGCTTCCTTTTCATTGTGTAACTTTGGTTTATGGTTGATAGATGGGTGGATAGCATTGTTGAAGCACTGGGAGCAAGTGTCCATTTGTAGAGGTGATGTGTTCTTTTCAGGTAACCTTTTTTTCTTTTAGATTTTGTTAAGTTAGCATTGTATTTTTTCTTTGCTTATGTTACATGAGCGGTCTGTCCAGTTTTCTTTCCGGCCCAGGCAGACTGATGAAGAGGTAACTGGTGCACAGTTGAGAAGCACAAACAGACGCCTGAACTGTATAATTTTACAGCTTCCACACAAACTAGATGCAAAACAAGGACAAGTATTTTTCAAGCTGCAGGACATAATGATGTGGGTGACACCCTGAATCTGGGATCATATTCATTCAGCAGAGCTTTCATTGGCGTTTTTGAAGTCACTGTCTTGGGATCACATTTGGAAAGAAGGCCTACCTTACAAGTCTTGTATGTATATTTATTCCTGTGCCATGTTGACCTTCACATCAATTTTGCTTTCTTCTTGGTGTACTCGTAGAATTCTTTGTTCCCTTCTTTGTTAGATCAAGGGAAGAATTCCCACGTTCTAGCTTGTACATTTAATGATCAAAATGGAAAGCTCACTTTATCAGAATCATCTTGATCAGAGTCTTTTTTATAACGAAGACATTTTTATCAATTAAAGCTGAGCCTTCTAAAACATTTGGCTGTGACTGTTATTCTTCTTCAGCTTCAGTATTCAAAAATCAAATAGGTTTTACTAAAAAACAAAAAAAAAAAATCAAATAGGTTTGACAGATAAAGCCAGTACTGTCTAACATGAGGGTAACTAGTTGAATATTCAGTATGACTATCGGGGTTTGGCTGGGAAGGCAGGAGGAGGCTTCCCTTGAAGAAAAGATGAGATCAAGGTGAGTGCTCGCCGAGGTTGGTAGCTGGGAACCAAATGGCCAGCTCCCCTTACTGTAGCGAATGTTAACCCCCTGTAGCCGATCACATACCCTCCAACCTCTCCATCAGAGTTCCATGGCCGCCATGGCTTCTTAATCGGTAGCTTGAGCCTCTTTATGGAGTATCGAGTGGATGTGCCTGGCACGTTCGCATCAGTGTCTCCACTGCAGGTAGCATTCAACATATATCATGTATATATTTTAGACAATATGTCCAGGGCTAACTTAAATTTCAGTAACATATATCATGTATATATTTTAGACAATATGTCCAGGGCTAGTCACTGGTACTGACCTGTACATCCATAATCTTATCCCACTTGCTATAAGCCGCTTTATTCCGGGTAGGATGGTTATTGGGGCGTCTATCCATCCTACATCACTGGAAACAAAAACAATGTAGACATTTAGTACTTGGTGAATTAAATTTATCTGTGTGTGTATGTGTTAATAGTGAAGCTTGTATATATGTTCCTGGGTGCGTACCTGCAAAATGTCCAGTTTGTTGGTTTAGCATGAAGAGCTGCTCTCACCTCGGCGAGGTTTAAATAGGCCTCCACATATTTATCAGAGCATGGATCAAAACTATTAACCTGATCAGAATGTAACATGCATCAGATCAAGTTGCCATTTTCGGTTTCATATACAAGCTCAGCTGGTATGTAACTGATAAAGCTAGCTTTGGTTAATCAGAGGCTTACAGGAGTTTCTGAGACTTTGGTTCCAGATGACATGTCGCACTTTGGCGCGTAGATGTTGTAAGGATCAATGTCTCCAATCTCGTCTTCTGATTTGTTCATGTAGATAATACACGTCTCCGATTTGTTACCTGAGGCGAAGTCACAATTTTTGTGTATTCCGGCATGAGTTTCGTCCGAGTTCAGATCATGTGTCCACAAATAATCATATTCACCTAGTGTGCCGTCGTTCTCGTCGATCCAAGGATTCCCAATCTGGAGATTCATAACAAGCTCAAACCTATTTAGTCTTAATTTTATACCTAATTATGTCTTAAGTTACTGTGTTATGTGACTAATGTGAGAAGAAGTCCAGAGCTCACCGCAATGCCTTTGAGATTGATTTTTGTTTTCTTTGTGGAGTTGTTCTTTGAGAGAATGGTCCGAGCAAGTTGTGGTGCATAATGACCAGCATAGCTCTCCCCAGTTATGAAGAAATCCCTATCTCTGTATTCAGGAAATCTCTCTAGCCAGTTAACAAGAAATTTGTAAGAGTCTTCTGCAGTTCTCTTGTCACCGACGTTTTCGTAGTCCGATTTGTTGTTTGAATAAGAAAACCCAACTCCTGCCGGAGACTCCAAGAACAGTACATTTGCCACTGTGTATATATCATTAATTTTTGCTGCTTAATTAATATTCTGGATCAAGTATAATCTTATCATAAACTCAGACTAAAGAATTTAGAGTTGTAAAATACCATTGTTCCAAGCATGATCGTTCCGGAATAATGTCTTTCCATCACTGTTGACTCTGAAAGGTCCCAATTCTTCCATGGCTCCGTATCCAAAAGATGAGCATCCTGGTCCTGTACCACAACAACAGTATATATATATATAGATATATATATATATATATATACACGTTAATACGTAGATTGATCTTTTTTACACTCGAAGCAAATCCAAATGAAATGAATATATCTTGCTCTCAAAAAATTTCATCATGATCGTTTAGGGGTACATTAACATTTACGAATTAGCGCGAAGTAATTAGTTTTTACCTCCATTTAACCATAACACCAGAGGTTTTGTTGAAGAATTTTGAGGTGACTCTACAAAGTAGTAGAACAGTGCTCTCCCAGCTACATGATCCACTCTAACATAGCCTGCATATTGATTAAATTCTTCTCCTGGATTAAGTTTAGGTTGTCCTGGCAAAGTATCAATCTTATCAGCTTCTTTCAACCCATCCTGGGGTGCAACACAAACTGGAGAAGAAAATTCGTGATCCTCGACATCCGAAACAGCGAAAGATAGCGAATGAGGAGAACGATTGGTTTTAAATCTTCTAGTTTTGATCAATCTGTTGAGGTTGTCAATTTGGTTGGCGTTGCATGGTAAAAGAAAGGTCAATTGGTAGCTACAGAAGAAGAGCAAACATGTAAACCCTGAAAACTTCATGATACTGTTGCCATTGTACTGAAATTGCTTTCGGTATATATTGAGCTAATTACGTGAGTGGTGAAACCTTGATTGAGACGAGAATGCATGCTTCATGCATTTAGATGATCATTTGGGTACATAATCTTGCCAAAGATTAAGGGATTCTTGACAAGGTACGTTTTTATGGAATATAGCTAGTCAATATACAGCTTTATCAATAATGAAATTACCATATTGAACAATCGAGTGATTTGAAATATACAATTCGATATCGTTAACAAGATACAGTGAATCATTCAATAAATATAGTGAGATTTTATATGAGGAAGGGAAATTATTTAGGAAAATGATTTGTGGCCTCAAGGTGTCATGTCAATTCACAAAAACACATCATCAATTTGTCAAATCTTATCATGTATTAATTGAAGAAACAGACTATCTTATCCTTCCTTAATCTTAGCGCTAATTTATATTAACGTTAATTATAAAAGGGATGTGAAATCCATACATCATAAATTGAAATTCACACATCATTTTTTATTTTTTGGTAACTTAAATTATTTTTTAGTGATTTAAATTTTGTCTTTTTGTGAATATATTAACCAAAAAAAGAAAAAAATTTGTGGATTTTAATTTGAGGTGCGTGGATTTCACCTCCTTTATAAAAAATACTTTGACGTTTTCTTCTTTAATTACTTTTACTTTTATGTCATTGCCCATACTATTGATATGATTATGACATGAATGGTAAAATTACAGTACTAATTATCAAATTTTAATATGACATGCTATGATAAGATTTATTGTTACTGAATGTTAAGATGCATGAATGGTAAAATTACAGTACTATTGATAAGATTTATTGTTACTGAATGTTAATCAACGTACACTTGCATGATACGGTAGTTCATGTCTAAATGACATGTAACTCTGAATCAAAGATTGTTTCTATTCACCAATGGAAGTGATTCATATCGAATAGGATATCTAAAATATGAAAGTGTTATTAGATTAGTTAATAATTATGAAGAAGGAGGAAGCTTTCCGTGAAGGAAAGATGATATCATGGTGAGTGCTCGCTTTGGTTGATAACTAGGAACCTCATGACCAGCTCCTCTTACAGTAGCAAATGCCAACCCCCCTTTGTAGCCAGTAACATATCCTCCAACCTGCACCCAATTGTAACACCAACTTACATCATCACCATATCTTTGATTAGGAAAACCCAGAAAGCCCTAGTTTTTGTTTCGATGAGGATGTCATGCACATATTAACATATATATACGCTTACCTCTTTATCTGAATACCATGGCCTCCATGGAGCCTGAATGGGTAAGCTTAGGTTGTGTAATGAGTATCTAGATGATGTCACTGGTACTCTTCCATCAGTGTCTCCACTGCAATAAGGTGAAGTTTCAAGTATAAAGCACTCTAAGCCATATATGAGTGCGTTATGCATAAAATCTCAATCAATTCAAGGATCTTCTCATGGTTCTCACCTGTATATCCATACTGTTATTCCACTCTCTAAGAGATGCTTTATTGTGGGTAGGATTGTTGGTGGGCTGTCTGTCCATCCAACACCACTACCAGAAAAAAGAGAGGTAGAATGAATAATATAAGATAGAAAAGTGTTCGAGGTTGATTGTTTAGATATTGATCTAAATGTCTAATTATGTATTACCTGCAAGCTGACCAATTTGTAGGTTTTACATGAAGAGCAGCTTGGACCTCCTTAAGATTTAGGTAGGCATAGACATAATAGTCTGAGCATGGATCAAATCCATTAACCTGCGTTTCATGATGACTTTCAGTCACTGAATTTTACACAAATGTTACTAGTTTGGTTATCAGAATCATCCATGCTTATTTAGAGACTTACTACTGCAGAACCAACTGAAATGTATATGGTATCTGATGATGAGGATGACAGATTGCAAAGTGGAGCGTAGATGTTGTATATATCAACGTCTCCAAGCTCATCGCTTGCTTGATTTAGATATTTTGTACACTTGCTCGAGAAATTTCCAGATACAAAGTCACAATATTTGTTTATGCCTTCGTAGGTTTCATCAGAATTCAAAGCATGTGTCCACAAATATTCAAAAATACCCATTTCACCATGATTATCATCAATCCAAGCATTTCCAATCTGCACATTATTTCCAAATAATAAGAGACATATATACGTGCATATATATATATATATAGGGTATGAAGTAGCTAGCTACTAGTACTAATACATATATCATTGATTTCTAAGCTCACCGCAATGCCTTTGAGATTGATTTTCGTTTGGTTTGTGACTTTGTTCTTTGTTACTATGGTGTAAGCAAGTTGAGGTACATAGTGACCGGCATAGCTTTCTCCGGCAATGAAGAAGTCCCTGGTTTTGTACTGGGGAAATCGATCTAGCCAATTCACAAGAAAAGTGTATGAATCTAGGGCTGTTCTCTTGTCACCCACACTTTCGTAGTCCGACTTTGTGTTTGAGTATGAGAACCCCACTCCTGCTGGAGACTCCAAAAACAGAATATTTGCCACTGCATCCACAAAATGCAAACAACAAATTTCATTGGATCATTATTAGTCTAAAGTATTCATGCTAATCAACTGTTATCTACCATTGTTCCAAGCGTAGTCATTAGGAAACAGTGTCTTTCCATCACTGTTGACTCTAAAAGGTCCTAATTCTTCCAGGGCTCCATATCCAAAAGATGAGCATCCTGGTCCTGTACAAATGATTACATTAGAATTAAGTACTCGACTGAGACAAATTAATATAAGTAATTACAGTAGTTAATTTGAACTTGTACAATTATTTTAAATAGGATCAAAATCAAGCTGCTAAAACGATTTCCACGGGAGCCAAATTATAGGATGCTGCAGATGATGAAATAGTATTTCCCACTGAATAGAAAGTGGGATGGGTAATGATCATACACATTAACTATAATGGCTGAAAATGAATGAACGCTTATTTTCAACCCTCTATTATACCTTCTAGCCAGATAACGTCTTTAGTGGTGGTGGACCTTTAACTCTTTTGACTCAATTAAACTTTACATAGAATTCCATAATTAACTACTATGTATAATATGCATGTTTATGTGTAGATACACGCCACGTGTATTGAAGAAATTTTGGTTTACAAAACGCAAAACAGGATCGCATGTATTCATCATAAACATTGTTTTCAGGTGTCCTTATTGATCGATCGTTCACCACAGCTAAACAACAACTCAACAAAGGGTACACTACAGAATACACATCTAGCTGTTTTCCAATGTTCTATTTTTCCCTTAATATCTCTCTAACTCTAAGTACATGGTGTAGAACAAAGACCATGACTACTGCAACAAATTACTGAAATTTATGTTGATATAATTTATTTTATTTGTTCTCCTTATAAACTGACTAATGGATTTGGTTTGAGTAGGAAAAACATGTTTTCAAAATATTCCTTGGTTTACATTTGTTAATATCATTGGTATGTATAATAGTACGTATTATTTACTATATGTATATATGTAATTATAGATTTCATCATGCATGATTTGAGGCACATTTCCTTCTCAGAGATATATTCATATACACACTTACATGTTCATGGTGTATATATAAATACTACATGCATGTTCGTTTATGTAAGTACTGCATGCTTGATTGGATATATAGGTATATGCATGCAGTGATGTAGAAGATTATTCACCACCGATCTAAGCATTGTCGAATCTATAGAATGCTATTACAGACTTACCGTACATTGATATTGATATTGATATTTGTACGTATATAGAAAGATTTACCTCCATTTAACCAAAGCAGCAGAGGTTTTGTTGAAGAGTTGTGGGGTGACTCTACAAAGTAGTAGAACAACTCTCTCCCAGCTTTCGGCTCCACTGAAACATAGCCTGCATATTGTTTAAAACCCATTCCTTCTCCAGGTTGGCCTGGCAAAGCATCAATCTCATCAGCTCCCATCAGACCAGCTTGGGATCCAACGTAAACAGGAAGAAAGCGGTCATCTGCTAAGAAATCGTTTTCCCAAGACAGTTCAGCCTGAGGAGAATTGGCAGATTTGCGAGACTTGATCAGCTTGTTGAGGTTGTCGATTTGGTTGGCGTCGCATGTTCTTAGAA
The window above is part of the Fragaria vesca subsp. vesca linkage group LG2, FraVesHawaii_1.0, whole genome shotgun sequence genome. Proteins encoded here:
- the LOC101293954 gene encoding serine carboxypeptidase II-3-like gives rise to the protein MKFSGFTCLLFFCSYQLTFLLPCNANQIDNLNRLIKTRRFKTNRSPHSLSFAVSDVEDHEFSSPVCVAPQDGLKEADKIDTLPGQPKLNPGEEFNQYAGYVRVDHVAGRALFYYFVESPQNSSTKPLVLWLNGGPGCSSFGYGAMEELGPFRVNSDGKTLFRNDHAWNNVANVLFLESPAGVGFSYSNNKSDYENVGDKRTAEDSYKFLVNWLERFPEYRDRDFFITGESYAGHYAPQLARTILSKNNSTKKTKINLKGIAIGNPWIDENDGTLGEYDYLWTHDLNSDETHAGIHKNCDFASGNKSETCIIYMNKSEDEIGDIDPYNIYAPKCDMSSGTKVNSFDPCSDKYVEAYLNLAEVRAALHAKPTNWTFCSDVGWIDAPITILPGIKRLIASGIRLWMYSGDTDANVPGTSTRYSIKRLKLPIKKPWRPWNSDGEVGGYVIGYRGLTFATVRGAGHLVPSYQPRRALTLISSFLQGKPPPAFPAKPR
- the LOC101294241 gene encoding serine carboxypeptidase II-3-like, with the translated sequence MKLSVYTCFLLISICQLSFLRTCDANQIDNLNKLIKSRKSANSPQAELSWENDFLADDRFLPVYVGSQAGLMGADEIDALPGQPGEGMGFKQYAGYVSVEPKAGRELFYYFVESPHNSSTKPLLLWLNGGPGCSSFGYGALEELGPFRVNSDGKTLFPNDYAWNNVANILFLESPAGVGFSYSNTKSDYESVGDKRTALDSYTFLVNWLDRFPQYKTRDFFIAGESYAGHYVPQLAYTIVTKNKVTNQTKINLKGIAIGNAWIDDNHGEMGIFEYLWTHALNSDETYEGINKYCDFVSGNFSSKCTKYLNQASDELGDVDIYNIYAPLCNLSSSSSDTIYISVGSAVVNGFDPCSDYYVYAYLNLKEVQAALHVKPTNWSACSGVGWTDSPPTILPTIKHLLESGITVWIYSGDTDGRVPVTSSRYSLHNLSLPIQAPWRPWYSDKEVGGYVTGYKGGLAFATVRGAGHEVPSYQPKRALTMISSFLHGKLPPSS